The proteins below are encoded in one region of Clostridium sp. 'White wine YQ':
- a CDS encoding Gfo/Idh/MocA family protein, producing MVRFGIVGTNWITEAFIKGASLNKDFKLTAVYSRNYEKGKEFADKYSVDNIFTDINEMAASNVIDAVYIASPNSLHAPQAIIFLNNKKHVISEKAFASNEKEALAMINAAKENNVLIMEAMKITLLPGFEAIKASLSKIGTIRRFTFSYCQYSSRYDKYKQGEILNAFDPRFSNGSLMDIGVYCIHPMIHLFGTPKSIKANGLILHNGIDGEGSLIAEYDGMDGILTYSKISNSYIPSEIQGEKGSILINTITTQKSIKIVYNNGETEDISVPQVEDDMYYEANEFINLIKENKLESSINSHSRSLEVIRVTDNVRKQIGLVFPADNL from the coding sequence ATGGTTAGGTTTGGTATAGTGGGAACCAATTGGATTACAGAAGCTTTTATTAAAGGTGCTTCATTAAATAAAGATTTTAAGCTTACTGCTGTATATTCAAGAAATTATGAAAAAGGAAAAGAATTTGCTGATAAATATTCAGTTGATAATATATTTACTGATATTAATGAAATGGCTGCAAGCAATGTGATTGATGCTGTTTACATAGCTAGTCCCAATTCTCTTCATGCTCCTCAAGCAATAATATTTTTAAATAATAAGAAACATGTTATTTCTGAGAAGGCATTTGCTTCAAATGAAAAAGAAGCATTAGCAATGATAAATGCTGCAAAAGAAAATAATGTTCTTATTATGGAGGCAATGAAAATCACTCTTTTACCTGGCTTTGAAGCAATAAAAGCAAGTCTTTCAAAGATTGGTACAATAAGAAGATTTACTTTTTCCTATTGTCAATATTCATCAAGATATGATAAGTATAAACAAGGTGAGATATTAAATGCATTTGATCCGAGATTTTCAAATGGTTCTTTGATGGATATAGGTGTTTACTGTATTCACCCAATGATTCATCTATTTGGAACACCAAAAAGCATTAAGGCAAATGGATTAATTCTCCACAATGGTATTGATGGTGAGGGAAGCTTAATCGCAGAGTATGATGGTATGGATGGTATATTAACATATTCAAAAATAAGCAATTCTTATATCCCTTCAGAAATTCAAGGTGAAAAAGGAAGTATACTGATTAATACTATTACAACTCAAAAATCAATTAAAATTGTTTATAACAATGGTGAAACAGAAGACATTTCAGTCCCTCAAGTTGAAGATGATATGTATTATGAAGCTAATGAGTTTATTAATTTAATTAAAGAAAATAAGCTTGAATCCTCTATAAATTCACATAGCCGTTCATTAGAGGTTATTCGAGTTACTGATAACGTAAGAAAGCAAATTGGATTAGTTTTTCCTGCTGATAACTTATAA
- a CDS encoding DUF4097 family beta strand repeat-containing protein, which yields MRKKINLFILSIILVVICVISYTGMFVSLLASNINLRDLSKIGSNIEIFFDGNYKYKYNINSSESAPLNDIDTVNLKFLSGTINLEYWDKNEISVTANGDVRSSSSIDDIKIKKEISGKSISFSLFNSNNSFLDYIFSKDLSVTIKLPKGYNKSLNIASTSSNITIENNDFSSLDIKVTSGDINITNSKINSLSIISTSGDMFLNNITSQSSTLKDVSGGVSAINFSGDIDCKTVSGDINIDYSKLNPNNKISTTSGDTTLAIPSTETFSLEQSSISGDVRSNFASTDNATNKIKFSSTSGNLNIRQK from the coding sequence ATGAGAAAAAAAATTAATCTATTTATTTTATCTATAATTCTAGTTGTAATATGTGTTATAAGCTATACTGGAATGTTTGTAAGCTTATTGGCATCCAATATTAATTTAAGAGATCTTTCTAAGATTGGCTCAAATATTGAAATTTTCTTTGATGGTAATTACAAATATAAATACAATATAAATTCTTCTGAATCAGCTCCTCTTAATGATATAGATACAGTAAACTTAAAATTCTTAAGCGGAACAATAAATCTTGAATATTGGGATAAAAATGAGATATCAGTTACTGCAAATGGAGATGTAAGATCTAGTTCATCAATTGATGATATTAAAATAAAGAAAGAAATATCAGGCAAAAGTATTTCATTTTCACTATTTAACTCAAACAATTCTTTTTTAGATTATATATTTTCAAAGGATTTATCTGTAACTATAAAGCTCCCTAAAGGTTATAACAAAAGTTTAAATATTGCTTCTACTTCATCTAATATAACTATAGAAAATAATGATTTTTCCTCTCTTGATATTAAAGTTACCTCAGGAGATATAAATATAACAAACTCTAAAATCAATTCACTTTCTATAATTTCAACATCTGGAGATATGTTTTTAAATAACATTACTTCACAATCTAGTACCCTTAAGGATGTTTCAGGAGGCGTTAGTGCAATTAACTTTTCTGGCGATATAGATTGTAAAACTGTTTCTGGTGATATAAATATAGATTATAGTAAGCTAAATCCAAATAATAAGATTAGCACAACTTCAGGAGATACTACATTAGCAATTCCTTCTACAGAAACATTCAGTTTAGAACAGTCATCCATCAGTGGAGATGTTCGTAGTAATTTTGCTTCTACTGATAACGCAACTAATAAAATAAAATTCAGTTCTACCTCTGGAAATCTAAATATAAGACAAAAGTAA
- the ispF gene encoding 2-C-methyl-D-erythritol 2,4-cyclodiphosphate synthase has translation MRVGIGYDVHTLVENRSLILGGVNIPYEKGLLGHSDADVLLHAIMDSLLGAAALGDIGKHFPDSDPRFKDASSIKLLNHVGNLLKEKGYSINNIDATIIAQRPKLSPFINEMRENIASALNITLEDINIKATTEEGLGFTGSGEGISSQSICSII, from the coding sequence ATGAGAGTTGGTATTGGATATGATGTCCATACTTTAGTAGAAAACAGAAGTTTAATATTAGGTGGAGTAAATATACCTTATGAAAAAGGGTTATTAGGTCATTCAGATGCAGATGTTCTTTTACACGCAATAATGGATTCATTGCTTGGTGCTGCTGCTTTAGGCGATATAGGAAAACACTTTCCGGATAGCGACCCTCGATTCAAAGATGCTTCCTCTATTAAATTGCTTAATCATGTTGGTAATTTATTAAAGGAAAAGGGTTATTCAATTAATAATATAGATGCTACAATAATAGCTCAAAGACCAAAATTATCTCCATTTATTAATGAGATGAGAGAAAATATAGCTTCAGCATTAAATATTACATTAGAGGATATTAATATTAAAGCAACCACAGAAGAAGGATTAGGTTTTACTGGTTCTGGTGAAGGTATATCCTCACAAAGTATTTGTTCTATAATATAA
- a CDS encoding alkaline phosphatase family protein yields the protein MKSKYLLILSFDAVDKKDFEILKTLPNFSSLIKSSSYSNSVETIYPSLTYPAHTSIITGKLPKNHGIINNILIQPNRFLSSDWFWERKHIKCATLFDIAKSKGLKTAALLWPITGKATIDYNIPEIFPNRPWKNQILVSLLNGSKFFLYNMNKKFGHLRNGIIQPNLDNFTLSSLIYLLETKAPEVVAVHFTDVDSQRHDYGYSSKEAYDALKRHDDRLGKIIDTLKKLNIFEETTLVALGDHSFLDAKYVVKINNLFLKHNFLELSSKNKIKHTVAYCNYCDGSAYIYLNDKSKQKEIYKLLTKFSKENNNCIEKIFSGEEASDLGADPNCDFMLEAKQGYYFINDIEGNVIEDAKGKYHVATHGYSPKIQGYQTIFIVKGPDIREDYPIGFMSLLSEGPTLAKILGGSLDNPDGTILNDIFKN from the coding sequence ATGAAATCAAAATATTTACTAATACTTTCTTTTGATGCCGTAGACAAAAAAGATTTTGAAATTCTTAAAACATTACCTAATTTCTCAAGTTTGATCAAATCTAGCTCATATTCTAATAGTGTTGAAACAATTTATCCTTCTTTGACATACCCTGCACACACATCAATTATTACTGGTAAACTGCCTAAAAATCACGGTATTATAAATAATATATTAATTCAACCAAATAGATTTCTTTCTTCTGATTGGTTTTGGGAAAGAAAACATATTAAATGCGCTACCCTTTTTGATATTGCAAAAAGTAAAGGATTAAAAACAGCTGCATTACTTTGGCCAATAACAGGCAAAGCCACTATAGATTACAACATTCCGGAAATATTCCCAAATAGACCTTGGAAAAATCAGATACTTGTCTCTTTGCTAAATGGAAGTAAGTTCTTTCTATATAATATGAATAAAAAGTTTGGCCACCTTAGAAATGGGATTATCCAGCCAAATCTCGATAATTTCACATTATCATCATTAATATATTTATTAGAAACAAAAGCTCCTGAAGTTGTAGCAGTACATTTTACTGATGTAGATTCTCAAAGACATGATTACGGGTATTCTTCTAAAGAGGCTTATGATGCACTAAAAAGACATGATGATAGATTAGGAAAAATTATTGATACATTAAAAAAACTTAATATTTTTGAAGAAACTACTTTAGTAGCTTTGGGTGACCATAGTTTTCTTGATGCAAAGTATGTGGTTAAAATTAATAATCTGTTTTTAAAACACAATTTTTTAGAATTAAGTTCTAAGAATAAAATAAAGCATACCGTTGCATATTGTAACTATTGCGATGGCTCAGCTTATATATATCTTAATGATAAGTCTAAGCAAAAAGAAATATATAAACTATTAACTAAATTTTCTAAGGAGAATAATAACTGTATTGAAAAAATATTTTCAGGCGAAGAAGCTTCTGATTTAGGTGCTGACCCCAATTGCGACTTTATGTTAGAGGCTAAACAAGGCTATTACTTCATTAATGACATTGAAGGTAACGTAATTGAAGATGCCAAAGGCAAGTATCATGTTGCAACTCATGGTTATTCTCCTAAAATTCAGGGCTATCAAACTATTTTCATAGTCAAAGGCCCAGATATTAGAGAAGATTATCCTATAGGTTTTATGAGTTTACTTTCAGAAGGGCCTACCTTAGCAAAAATTCTTGGAGGAAGTTTAGATAATCCAGATGGCACTATATTAAATGATATATTTAAAAATTAA
- a CDS encoding Nramp family divalent metal transporter codes for MNRFFKKFSLSKEGHKPQLMARDFVKYIGPGLLVTVGFIDPGNWASNLAAGSTYGYKLLWMVTLSTIMLISLQHNAAHLGIVTGKCLSEAVTSYMNSKLSKVILGTAVFASVATAMAEILGAAIALNMLFGIPIKIGAVLALIVVCWMLFSSSYKKLEKIIIGFVSLIGLAFIVEVLMVNVNWGEAVHGWFVPSFPQNAMPIIMSVLGAVVMPHNLYLHSEIIQSKQWNLQDKEVMEKQLKYEFMDTLVSMTIGWAINSAMILVAVTFFANNVQVTELSEAHVMLQPLLGNSAALIFAIALLFAGISSSVTAGMAGGSIFSGIFNEPYDIKDRHTKIGVGITLVLATIIIFFVTDPFKGLVYSQMLLSIQLPITIFTQIYLTSSQKVMGEYKNQGMEKFLLVAIGIVVAILNIMLLYSAIS; via the coding sequence ATGAATAGATTTTTTAAGAAGTTTAGTTTATCAAAAGAAGGACATAAACCTCAATTGATGGCAAGAGACTTTGTGAAATATATTGGACCTGGTTTGTTAGTTACTGTTGGATTTATTGATCCAGGTAATTGGGCATCTAATCTAGCAGCAGGTTCAACTTATGGATATAAATTATTATGGATGGTAACATTATCTACAATAATGTTAATATCATTACAGCATAATGCAGCGCATCTAGGCATTGTAACTGGGAAATGCCTTTCTGAGGCAGTGACATCATATATGAATTCAAAGCTATCCAAGGTCATATTAGGAACAGCAGTTTTTGCATCAGTGGCTACAGCAATGGCGGAAATTTTAGGGGCAGCAATAGCACTTAATATGCTGTTTGGTATTCCAATTAAGATTGGTGCAGTTTTAGCACTTATAGTAGTTTGCTGGATGCTTTTCTCTAGTTCATATAAAAAACTAGAGAAGATAATAATTGGATTTGTTTCACTTATTGGATTAGCCTTTATAGTTGAGGTATTAATGGTTAATGTGAACTGGGGTGAAGCAGTCCATGGTTGGTTTGTTCCGAGTTTTCCACAGAATGCTATGCCTATAATAATGAGTGTGCTTGGAGCAGTTGTAATGCCACATAATTTATATCTGCATTCTGAAATTATACAGAGTAAACAATGGAACCTTCAAGATAAAGAGGTTATGGAAAAACAACTAAAGTATGAATTTATGGATACTCTAGTATCAATGACCATAGGATGGGCAATTAATAGTGCAATGATATTAGTAGCAGTAACCTTTTTTGCAAACAATGTTCAAGTTACTGAATTAAGTGAAGCACATGTTATGCTACAACCTCTTTTAGGTAATTCAGCAGCACTAATTTTTGCTATAGCACTATTATTTGCAGGAATATCTTCAAGTGTAACAGCAGGTATGGCTGGGGGAAGCATATTCTCAGGGATATTTAATGAACCTTACGATATTAAGGATAGGCATACTAAAATAGGGGTAGGAATAACACTTGTTCTAGCTACAATTATTATATTCTTTGTTACTGACCCATTTAAAGGATTAGTATATTCTCAAATGCTATTAAGCATACAGTTACCAATTACAATATTTACTCAAATATATCTTACTTCATCTCAAAAGGTAATGGGGGAATATAAGAATCAAGGAATGGAAAAGTTTTTGTTAGTTGCAATAGGAATAGTGGTGGCAATTTTAAATATTATGCTCCTATATAGTGCCATAAGCTAA
- a CDS encoding anti-sigma factor domain-containing protein, whose protein sequence is MNEVYIEKYKFSKEPKLRVINIEDDKVRGKQVFLLVKELSLYNVKLTTLANMNLKNNIRNTALNIAYDVAGDPELYDAFAKKRELPYSRICRKLGVSRTFLEIWNELLTAYIIIISNPNYKLIQDYFNVIIKEQVEEVAKAISLNVFTGIVLKKYKKSAIVLSYDGIFKKISLQEECRLGDEIKGKERKSIRSYWRQLSVAAILLVIGVSVFMYKYNKVTSIVVINTTSQIKLEINSLGRVVYCYSPTEKGADLLDTGDIQNENIDNAIIDIFKLAKEKKMVPDDTITIFVNGEPIEYEKLSKSQKYFKDNKLDVAINNAGYELKNRRESVVNEESQDDGGQNKGQEATK, encoded by the coding sequence ATGAATGAAGTTTATATAGAGAAGTATAAATTCTCAAAAGAACCAAAGCTGAGAGTTATAAATATTGAAGATGATAAGGTTAGGGGAAAACAAGTTTTCTTGCTGGTAAAGGAATTATCTTTATATAATGTTAAACTCACAACCTTAGCAAATATGAATTTAAAGAATAATATAAGAAATACAGCCTTAAATATTGCATATGATGTTGCGGGTGATCCAGAATTATACGATGCATTTGCAAAGAAAAGAGAACTGCCATACTCTAGAATATGTAGAAAGCTAGGAGTTTCAAGGACATTTTTAGAAATATGGAATGAACTTTTAACTGCATATATAATTATAATATCAAATCCAAACTATAAATTAATTCAAGACTATTTTAATGTCATTATTAAAGAACAGGTAGAAGAGGTAGCGAAGGCTATTAGTTTAAATGTTTTTACTGGTATAGTACTAAAAAAATACAAAAAAAGCGCAATAGTTTTATCCTATGATGGTATATTTAAAAAAATTAGTTTGCAGGAAGAATGTAGGTTAGGAGACGAAATAAAAGGAAAAGAAAGAAAAAGCATAAGAAGTTATTGGAGACAATTGAGTGTTGCAGCAATCTTGCTAGTTATAGGAGTTTCTGTATTTATGTATAAATATAATAAAGTAACATCTATTGTTGTAATAAATACTACATCTCAAATAAAGTTGGAGATTAATTCTTTAGGGAGAGTTGTATATTGTTATTCGCCGACTGAAAAAGGTGCTGACTTATTAGATACTGGAGATATACAGAATGAAAATATAGATAATGCAATTATTGATATTTTTAAATTAGCAAAGGAAAAGAAAATGGTTCCAGATGATACGATTACTATATTCGTCAATGGAGAACCTATCGAGTATGAAAAATTAAGTAAAAGTCAAAAATATTTCAAAGATAATAAATTAGATGTTGCAATAAATAATGCTGGATATGAACTTAAAAATAGAAGGGAATCAGTGGTAAATGAAGAATCGCAAGATGACGGCGGACAAAATAAAGGCCAAGAAGCAACAAAATAG
- a CDS encoding flavin reductase family protein produces the protein MQKKDFKGSVFLNPVPVVLITSKSKDGKVNVFTVGWTGTICTKPPMLSISVRPERLSYEYIKETMEFTVNIPNTSMVKAVDYCGVKSGKTVDKIKELGFKLKDGDNINVPYIDECPINIECKVKDIIELGTHHMFIADVLGSHVDESLIDDSGKIHFEEGNLISYCHGEYYPLPKKSLGTFGFSVMKKKKKKRAK, from the coding sequence ATGCAAAAAAAAGATTTTAAGGGAAGTGTTTTTCTAAATCCAGTTCCTGTAGTTTTAATTACTTCAAAAAGTAAAGATGGAAAAGTTAATGTTTTTACTGTGGGTTGGACTGGTACAATATGCACAAAACCACCTATGCTCTCCATTTCTGTTAGACCTGAAAGACTTTCTTACGAGTATATCAAAGAGACTATGGAATTTACTGTTAACATACCTAATACATCAATGGTAAAAGCAGTTGATTATTGTGGAGTAAAGTCAGGGAAAACAGTCGATAAAATAAAAGAACTTGGATTTAAATTAAAAGATGGGGATAATATCAATGTTCCATATATTGATGAATGTCCAATTAACATAGAATGCAAGGTTAAAGATATAATAGAATTAGGAACTCATCATATGTTTATTGCAGATGTCTTGGGCTCTCATGTAGATGAATCCTTAATTGATGATAGTGGGAAGATTCACTTTGAAGAAGGAAACTTAATATCATATTGTCATGGAGAATATTACCCTCTTCCAAAGAAATCCTTAGGTACTTTTGGATTTTCAGTTATGAAAAAGAAAAAGAAAAAAAGAGCAAAATAA
- a CDS encoding Cof-type HAD-IIB family hydrolase, which produces MKILASDLDGTLVNNQVISDEDIIAIKRLKEKGHKFVVSTGRTYHGFRLIFDKYDVECDYLVLCNGSIVMDGDHNILYRNYIKSEVALEMITEFLDNDDLCLYFDDGQDTYLVEGHYIEEKEFNIGEYASKIITREEVDDEDRKYQIISVFPKNKSAEDAERIREKLQKKYGEHLEVFRNQFFLDIAPKGCSKGMGLRQIIDNVDEDFGDLYAIGDSLNDLSMFEVTNNSYTFHHAEEIVKGSANNHVNHVHECIGDILNINR; this is translated from the coding sequence ATGAAAATATTAGCAAGCGATTTAGATGGAACATTGGTAAATAATCAAGTAATTAGTGATGAAGATATTATTGCTATAAAGAGATTAAAGGAAAAGGGCCATAAATTTGTTGTTTCGACAGGTAGAACTTATCATGGATTTAGGCTTATCTTCGACAAATATGATGTTGAGTGTGATTATCTTGTCTTATGTAATGGATCAATAGTTATGGATGGTGACCATAATATTTTATACAGAAACTATATTAAAAGTGAAGTAGCTCTGGAAATGATAACTGAATTCTTAGATAATGATGATTTGTGTTTATACTTTGATGATGGACAGGATACATATTTAGTAGAAGGACATTATATAGAAGAGAAAGAATTTAATATTGGAGAATATGCATCAAAAATAATTACCAGAGAAGAAGTAGATGATGAAGATAGAAAATATCAAATAATTAGCGTTTTCCCCAAAAACAAATCAGCAGAAGATGCAGAGCGAATTCGTGAGAAGCTTCAAAAAAAATATGGGGAACATTTAGAGGTGTTTAGAAATCAATTTTTCTTAGATATTGCGCCTAAAGGATGCTCCAAAGGTATGGGACTTAGACAAATAATTGATAATGTAGATGAAGATTTTGGAGATCTATATGCAATTGGAGATTCTCTAAATGACTTATCAATGTTTGAAGTAACTAATAATAGTTATACATTCCATCATGCAGAAGAAATAGTAAAAGGTAGTGCGAATAATCATGTTAATCATGTACATGAATGTATTGGAGATATATTGAATATAAATAGATAG
- a CDS encoding class D sortase → MKNNIRKFVGILLIIIGIGIFTWVAYTKYTIYKEQQKLKDTFNQVLNQDNKKTPDSDSDVNNKSDIVPIAILKIPKINLDVAVGEGVDTKVLDYAIGHFPNTAMAGEKGNFALAGHRNFTYAEYFKDLDKLKVGDDIIVKTKEKEINYKVTDSFVVDPTDVKVLDATKDATITLVTCTEGAKKRLIIKGTLSE, encoded by the coding sequence ATGAAAAATAATATTAGAAAATTTGTTGGGATTCTACTAATAATCATAGGAATAGGTATATTTACTTGGGTAGCTTACACTAAGTATACAATATACAAAGAACAACAAAAGTTAAAAGATACATTTAATCAAGTATTGAATCAAGATAATAAGAAAACACCTGATTCAGATAGTGATGTAAATAATAAATCAGATATTGTTCCAATAGCAATATTAAAAATTCCAAAAATAAATCTTGATGTGGCAGTAGGAGAAGGGGTAGATACCAAAGTGCTTGATTATGCAATTGGTCACTTCCCTAATACAGCAATGGCTGGTGAAAAAGGTAACTTTGCATTGGCAGGACATAGAAATTTTACCTATGCTGAATATTTTAAGGATTTAGACAAGCTTAAAGTTGGCGATGATATAATTGTAAAGACAAAAGAAAAAGAGATTAATTACAAGGTAACGGATAGCTTTGTAGTTGATCCTACTGATGTAAAAGTATTGGATGCTACAAAGGATGCAACAATTACACTAGTAACCTGTACAGAGGGTGCGAAAAAAAGATTAATTATCAAAGGTACGCTTAGTGAATAA
- a CDS encoding ADP-ribosylglycohydrolase family protein, producing MSKRKLENFKGCLLGGAIGDALGWPIEFLGIDEIRDKFGESGIEDLVLGAFGKAEITDDTQMTLFTAEGLLRNKVRENLEEDSEADTEFTTIMHNAYLRWLSTQERLPKIKDKILHNSWLVQVWSLSKLRAPGSTCLSALREEEIGTIDNPINSSKGCGGVMRVAPVGLLYGMEEAFDIGCKCAALTHGHPSGYLSAGFFSALISQIISGEDLKKSVLESLDLLKKYSDSQECVDKIQLALELVDSNEIYNEAIRKIGEGWLAEEAISIAVYCALKYQNDYKKAIIAAVNHNGDSDSTGAITGNILGAYLGTYGIPNDYIENIELFEQISEMAEDLYIGYEESDKWRNKYPGK from the coding sequence TTGAGTAAGAGAAAATTAGAGAATTTTAAAGGTTGCTTACTTGGGGGTGCCATCGGAGATGCATTAGGATGGCCAATAGAGTTTTTAGGTATAGATGAAATTAGAGATAAGTTTGGAGAAAGTGGTATAGAAGATTTAGTTTTAGGAGCATTTGGGAAGGCAGAAATAACAGATGATACACAAATGACATTATTTACTGCTGAGGGACTTTTAAGAAACAAAGTAAGAGAAAATTTAGAAGAAGATTCAGAAGCTGATACTGAATTCACAACAATTATGCATAATGCATATTTAAGATGGTTATCAACACAGGAAAGATTACCTAAGATAAAAGATAAAATTCTACACAATAGTTGGCTTGTTCAAGTGTGGTCTTTAAGCAAATTAAGGGCTCCTGGCAGTACTTGTTTAAGTGCATTAAGAGAAGAAGAAATAGGGACAATTGATAATCCAATAAATAGTAGCAAAGGGTGCGGGGGAGTTATGAGGGTAGCACCAGTAGGATTACTATATGGTATGGAAGAAGCTTTCGATATAGGGTGTAAATGTGCAGCATTAACGCATGGGCATCCTTCAGGATATCTTTCAGCTGGTTTTTTTTCAGCACTGATATCTCAAATCATATCAGGGGAAGACTTGAAAAAATCAGTTCTTGAATCTTTAGATTTGTTGAAGAAATATTCAGATAGTCAGGAATGCGTAGATAAGATTCAATTAGCATTAGAACTAGTGGATTCAAATGAGATTTATAATGAGGCTATAAGAAAAATTGGTGAAGGATGGCTTGCAGAGGAAGCCATATCAATAGCAGTATATTGTGCGCTTAAATATCAAAATGATTATAAGAAGGCTATAATAGCAGCAGTGAATCATAATGGAGATAGTGATAGTACAGGAGCTATAACAGGTAATATTTTAGGTGCTTATTTAGGAACTTACGGTATACCCAATGATTACATAGAAAATATTGAATTATTCGAACAGATTTCTGAAATGGCTGAAGATTTATATATAGGCTACGAAGAAAGTGACAAGTGGAGAAATAAATATCCAGGAAAATAA
- a CDS encoding DUF1700 domain-containing protein, translating to MFRKEFINILINGLIDLPKEKRDEIISEYQEHFDIELANGKTEQAIINELGNPYSIIDRYLGNTSDTYTKTNQSYETKDYNYVIVENSQPNNERTNFNSEYNNYNAGPINTNKKEKSIFLIIILLIGLLIVSPGLFGGIIAIIATLFAGIIGSLALTFGSIFLLFGKLFNNGHLRDIMGPALDQIPFISTILFLIGNISLTILSIIIVSQLFKFSWKLIKRFFKWLKTHL from the coding sequence ATGTTTCGAAAAGAATTTATTAACATTCTTATAAATGGTCTTATTGATTTACCTAAAGAGAAAAGAGACGAAATAATTTCAGAATATCAAGAGCATTTTGATATAGAACTAGCAAATGGTAAAACAGAACAAGCTATTATTAATGAACTAGGAAATCCCTATTCAATTATTGATAGATATTTAGGAAATACATCTGACACATATACAAAAACAAATCAATCATATGAAACGAAAGATTATAATTACGTAATTGTTGAAAATAGTCAACCTAATAATGAAAGAACCAATTTCAATTCTGAATATAATAATTACAATGCTGGCCCAATTAATACAAATAAAAAAGAAAAATCCATTTTCTTAATAATAATTTTACTAATTGGTTTATTAATTGTGTCCCCTGGATTATTTGGTGGTATTATAGCAATCATTGCAACATTGTTCGCAGGAATAATTGGATCTTTAGCACTAACTTTTGGCAGCATCTTTTTACTTTTCGGAAAGCTCTTCAACAACGGGCATTTACGGGATATTATGGGGCCAGCACTAGACCAAATACCATTTATTTCAACAATACTTTTCTTAATAGGTAATATTTCTTTAACTATTCTATCTATTATAATTGTAAGTCAGTTATTTAAATTCTCTTGGAAACTTATTAAGAGGTTCTTTAAATGGCTAAAAACCCATCTGTAG
- the rluF gene encoding 23S rRNA pseudouridine(2604) synthase RluF yields MKNRKMTADKIKAKKQQNSSQNSSNIIKHLDSKSEIRLNKYISDSGFCSRREADKLITLGKVYVDGVKAVMGTKVSSGQEVKIDNKIISKGRKLIYLALNKPVGITCTTEHKIKGNIVDFIGHKERIFPIGRLDKDSQGLILLTNDGDIVNKILRAGNNHEKEYLVTVDRNITQSFIEKMSSGVKILGTVTKKCFVKKESNYVFRIILTQGLNRQIRRMCEALGYEVKKLERTRIMNVHLGSLNIGEWRYLEDDELNEINELISYSKKAIE; encoded by the coding sequence ATGAAGAATCGCAAGATGACGGCGGACAAAATAAAGGCCAAGAAGCAACAAAATAGCAGCCAAAATTCATCAAACATAATTAAGCACCTAGATTCTAAATCGGAGATTAGATTAAATAAGTACATAAGTGATTCAGGTTTCTGTTCAAGAAGAGAAGCAGATAAGTTAATAACTCTCGGGAAAGTATATGTAGATGGTGTTAAAGCAGTAATGGGCACAAAAGTCAGTTCAGGCCAAGAAGTAAAAATAGATAATAAGATAATAAGTAAAGGTAGAAAACTCATTTACTTAGCTTTGAATAAACCAGTTGGAATAACCTGTACTACAGAACATAAAATAAAAGGAAATATTGTGGATTTTATAGGACATAAGGAAAGAATATTCCCGATTGGAAGGTTAGATAAAGATTCACAAGGATTAATCTTATTAACCAATGATGGAGACATAGTAAATAAAATACTTAGAGCAGGAAATAATCATGAGAAAGAATATTTGGTAACTGTTGATAGGAATATAACTCAAAGTTTTATAGAAAAAATGTCCTCTGGAGTTAAAATTCTAGGTACTGTAACAAAAAAATGTTTTGTTAAAAAGGAAAGTAATTATGTTTTTAGAATTATTCTTACACAAGGATTAAATAGGCAGATAAGAAGAATGTGCGAAGCTTTAGGTTATGAAGTGAAAAAGCTTGAGAGAACAAGAATTATGAATGTTCACTTAGGAAGTTTAAATATAGGTGAGTGGAGATACCTAGAAGATGATGAACTTAATGAGATTAATGAGTTGATTTCTTATTCCAAAAAAGCTATTGAATAA